In Oncorhynchus masou masou isolate Uvic2021 chromosome 28, UVic_Omas_1.1, whole genome shotgun sequence, the DNA window tcaactccagccactttaataatgggaattgatgggaaatgatgtaaatatatcactaaccactttaaataatgctaccttatataaatgtttacttaccctacattattcatctcatatgcatacgtatatactgtactctatatcatcgactgcatccttatgtaatacatgtatcactagccactttaactatgccactttgtttacatactcatctcatatgtatatactgtactcgataccatctactgtatcttgcctatgctgctctgtaccatcactcattcatatatctttatgtacatattctttatccccttacactgtgtataagacagtagtttaggaattgttagttagattacttgttggttattactgcattgtcggaactagaagcacaagcatttcgctacactcgcattaacatctgctaaccatgtgtatgtgacaaataaatttgatttgaacctgAATGTATGTGAAATGGCCTGACATTTCAGTAATGAAAGATCTGGTAGCTGTGCTTTTCCCTTTCCTCGCCTGGTCTAATCACGAGTAGAATGGGAATTAATTAGGTGGCTGAAAACTTCAACAGAAAAACTTCTGCATGGAACAAGGATAAGGGGAGCACAATAGGCCAGTGGTATTCTACTGTTACCCTAAGAGTTCCGAGAGtgatggttttctgttctacccaATAATTAaactgaacaaaattataaaaaacacaaacatgtaaagtgttggtcccatgtttcatgagctgaaataagataTCCCCtaaattttccatacgcacaaaaagcttatttctctcaaattttgtgcacaaatttgtttacatctgtcagtgagcatttatcctttgccaagataatccaccaaACTGACAGGTCTGGCATATCATAAgataattaaacagcatgatttaAATCAGGGACAataggtcactctaaaatgtgcagttttgtcacacaatgccacagatgtctcaagttctgagggagtgtgcaatttgcatgctgactgcaggaatgtccaccggagctgttgacagagaatgtaatgttcatttctctaccataagacgCCTCCAACGCCATTTAACAGAAATGTCAGTAcgcccaaccggcctcacaaacacagaccatatgtaaccacaccagcccaggacctccacatgctgcttcttcacctgcaggatcatctgggaccaggcacccggacagctgatgaaactgaggagtatttctgtttgttataaagcctttttgtggggaaaaactccttCCGATTGGAGAGCCAGGCCCagtcagtcatgtgaaatccatagattagggcttagtgaaattatttcaattgactgatttccttatatgaactgtaactcagtaaaattgttatATGTTGTGTTTTATGTTCAGTATAATTGCACACACCTGTtgtccctggtctaaagcagtccctgattagaggggatcgacaaaaaaaaaatgcaatgGAACAGGCATTGAAAAGAAATGTTGGTGAGCAGGAACAGGCCATTTCTTTGGGGGGGACAAAGAAAAAGCGTTTCGGGAAGAAAAGAAAACCAATTCGTACACCAAGGCAATGGCATTAGATCTTGGTGTCGTTTTCTAAAGACAAGCGCTTAGGGGACATATGGCAGGGGTCGGCAACCATGGTTCTTCATGTTTCTGATTTAACCAACCTAGGAGActaggtgtgttaaattaaggcaatcactgaactgatcaattagctcagttggccaggtgtggtgcctagttggaaCAAAGTCCTGCAGTAACTGTGGCACTCCAGGAATAGAGTTGCCTACCCCTGCCATAGGGTATCCTGCTATGCTTTGAGAGGCCTTATTGCTCTCGACTGACTAAGCTCACAGAACAAAAAGTTAAAAAAGGACCCTATTTGGCAGTGTATTGGCAACGGGACAGGACACTTATGTTAGCTTCAGCATATCTTTACTGAGAAAACCGAATAGGAACCTACAGTTAACTTCGTCAGAAAAAAAGCTTCTATTGGTTCTCTCCTGACTCATCCATCTGAGACAATCATCTTTctttgaaatgaaaaaaataaataaacctgGAGCCTTCACATTTGTATGAGCTATAGCAAGTTCCTAGGCAATATGACTTGGCAGCGGCATATGTtcgtactggtcccctgtggaaATCAAACctacaaccctggcattgcaaacGCCACTGAGCCACACGAGCTACCGAGACATTGGTTTCCCAACAAAAGAGTGTGGAACTGCGCAACTATAAGCATGTAAACCCTGGCATGGAAATAGTTAAAGGCTCTCTCATTCACATCCGCAGCTCATCCACAGCTCCTGACCATCATAAGCCAATCAGAAGCTCTTATAAACCTCAAAATTAACCACCCCAATGACAACACCTTGGGTCCCAACTTTTCTCAATATCTGAATGTGTGGGAGTGATGGTTCAAATAAAGCTGAACTCTGACCGACTATGATGAGGAATGCAGGGTGAAGTACTAACAGTGAAGGGCAATGAATAAGTTAGTCAGAGAGCATCCAGCTACGGCAGAGCAAAACACTCACTGTAAAACTAAGCTTTTAGGAGAAAGTCAAAAATAACGCTGCCCATGACCTAGATCAGGATTTGCCCTTAAAATATTCACAGACCACCGTTTCACTCCAAACTACTTTGTTCTTTTTCTCAAaagactttggaattgtttaaaCTTTTATGAGAGGTTACTTGGGTTGTAACAGGAAAATAGCTGGGGTGAAAAACTATTCCAGACCACAGTTTTATACTCTGTGGTTGGGAGTAGGACCATGGACACGAGGATATGGAGTTGATTTTAAGTGGAAATGTCCCATTAGATGAATGATTTTAACTCCCTGCTTGCCCTTGTTATTGAATATGCTGTCGCAGTAAGGTGGCCAACTGCAGAGAAGCACTGGCTCACAAAAATGAATGTTTTCTTAAGCGAAAAGGCAGCATACCTTTCCCATCTGTTGATGAGGCCTCTTGTAAATGTCTGATGGACCTGTGGACAAGTGAGAAAAGGATAAATGTCATACCAAGTGGAAAACTGGAGGAGAGTGGCCATTATCTAAAATAATCGCTCTTTCAAAGAAGTCAGCTGGTCTCTGGGTACTTAGGGGCGGGGCACCTAGAAAACCAAaacctaggggaaacactgcccATAGAGAACCTCAGAACTCACCAGACCACGGGGAAGAGGATGGCGCCGCAGCACAGCAGGTCCACCAGGAAGAGCACCTCTTTCCACAGGCCGTACTCCGTGGTGCCCTCCTCTGTGGACTCTAAGATGATGTACGCCACGTTGGCTAGCACCTGGAGGGGTCAAAGGTCATGTGCTCCCATCAGTGCCACTGCATTCCCCACAAGGTTGCTTTTTGGGTAAAGATTTCTAAGATCAGCCTATCCTTTGTCACTATATAAATATGACCCATCATCATGGTAGTCATGCTTTTTGGCACAAATCTAGGATCAGCCTACCTTGTCATTGTAGACGTTATCAAGTACAATGGTAATCTTGCCTCAACAGTTAGATGGTTCTAGATGGATGGTATTGTACCTGTAGTGGAATGACAATCATGAAGATCTTCTTGTCCTTATCCGAGAGGATGTGCTTGACAAAAGCCCAGCCGGTCCCTATCAGAGCAATGGTGATGAATAAGAGTGCCCCCTTCAGTCTGCAGGAAGAAACACAAGCACTGCACGCTCATACCAAGTGACAAAATGACATTGATAAGTTTCAGTGCAGGTGAAGCGGAGACACAGAGGCCATTTTACTGGTGAGACTTACAGGTGAGTGATGTAGTAGACCACAGCCCATCCTTCTATGGGGAAGCCCTGGTTAGAGATGTAGTAGTAGTCAATCTGGAAGACAAATGTCTCAGACATCAGTTAATGACTCAAGCTCATGTAAAAAAAGAGGTACAAACTAAATTATATTCTATTTGATTTAATTTTTACTTCAAAACTTGGAAGCACCCCTTTTTTGCAGTTAAATACAGCAAGGCTTGGATTGTAGTCCGTGTGCTCACCGCGTGGAAGATGAGTGATAGAGACTTGGTGAAGGGGAGAGCAGTCATGAGCCAGTGGATTTTATAGACATCAGCACTGCcagagaaagaacaagagaggtagagagagagagagagagagagagagagagagagagagagagaaaagagggaattAACATTGGTTAGGTTTATGCCATTACATGAATAATTAATCTCAACAAGGGAAATAAGAGTGTGATGATATTACATTGGTATGGAGGTAAATGTTTGGCTATCTGGTGCCCTCTACTGGTCAATGTAAAACAATGCCGGTGTGACTGAGGCAAGACCACTGCtattcatttacattttagtcatttagcagatgctcttttcTAGACCAACTTACAGTTAGTGTATATCCACAGCATTTGCTCAGGAGCTCATAGAGCAGTCAGAGAACTCTGAGGTAAAAGGTCATGACATGAGATAAAGGGTAGCACACTGTGGCATGCTGACTGATCAGATTAGTGAAGAAAatgagatacctagtcagttgcacaaatgaatgcattcaaccaaaatgtgtcttccaacccctctgaatcaggacAAATAGAATAGTCATGAATTATTATTCAAGTCTTAAGGAAGGCACAGCCATTATCAAAACAGTGCTGACATCTGTGCCTCAATTCACCCCCCCCCTCATCCTGGGTAACTCACCGCTGAGTGCGGAGAACGTGCAACCACAGTGTGCCGAGGAAAAAGAAGAACATAGACATGATGATGTAGAGCTTAGGCAGGGGGATCTCCCCAGCAGACAGGAAGCTGTTGGGGTTCTTCTCCTCGATGTTGATCTGAAAGCATCACAAATGTTGGttatctagtagatatagtaATCTGAAGATTTGACCATTCAGGCAGAAATTAGCTAAAATATGAGCTAAAAGTGTGGCTAATGAATAATGTTTAATTTTATTATAAAACAATGTTCAGGAAGTGATTTAGACAACATAGAAAATTAGGAAAAAGTTGATATTGGTACGGGGCTAGGTCCATTTCAATGACGTACGAATAGGGAATGATGTCCTCCTGACAAATCAGGAAATATCCCACCTGATAAACCAGATACAAATATCAACTTGCAACAAAAGAAAACTACGAAGAGGGTGAAACAAACACTCACTTCAATGCTGAAGCGGAGGGGGTTAACCATCTGAGTGTCTTTGCTGTAGCAGTTGTGGAAGTAGAAGTTGTACAGGCCTTGCTGCTCGTCTGTGCTGACGTTGAAGTGAAACTGCACGCAGGGAGGGGGGGTGTGAAACCCTGTGATCTGTGTAGCCCAACTCAAGCTAAAGAAATTATATTAGCCTGGTGAACGAGCCTTACCTGAAAGGAGAAGACTTCTTTGTTTCTATGGAGTGGAAAAGGCACTTCAGACTTTTTCTGTGGATATCAAGAGTGTGGGATCAGAAGACGTGCTTTGATGAAACACCGGCAGGATCGCAATCCTTAAAAAGTCCTCATTCACAAACTCTTGGCTAAATTAGTAACTGGGTAAAACCCTTTATCTGGGATGCAGCCCTTGGGAGCAACTGGTTTTCCTGTACAATTTCTATTTGGTGACAGACCGACATAGATAAGTGAGAACAGGTCCCTTGGTGAATCAAATCCACTGAATCAATCAAAACCACTTAATCAGTTTTCAGAGGAAAAAAAGTGACAGTCCAACCCAGAGATAAAGCATGTTGGAATTGCTGTGCAAATAAACTTGTTTCACAAAAAGTTCACAAAACATTTTGTTGAATAATACTTCAATTTAAATGTGCAAGAGCAAAGTTGTATAAATTATGGTTGATGtagcgagacatgatgtctcaaatgtgctcaattggattcaggtctggggaagaggagggccagtccatagcatcaatgccttcctcttgcaggaactgctgacacactccagccacatgaggtctagcattgtcttgcattaggaggaacccagggccaaccgcaccagcatatggtctcacaaggggtctgaggatctcatctcggtagctaatggcagtcaggctacctctggcgaacacatggagggctgtgcggcaccccaaagaaatgccaccccacaccatgactgacccaccgccaaaccggtcatgctggaggatgttgcaggctcATGCTACCaatagagtgaaagcaccgccagcattcaagtgaccaaaacatcagccaagaagcataggaactgagaagtggtctgtggtccccacctatTAGGGGTGTCTTgcaaattgcctataatttccatctgttgtctattccatttgcacaacagcatgtggaatttattgtcaatcagtgttgcttcctaagtggacagtttgatttcacagaagtgtgattgacttggagttacattgtgttgtttaagtgttccctttatttttttgagcagtgtataaatacaacatgtaaagtgttggtcccatgtttcatgagctgaaataaattatcccAGAAGTttcccatatgcacaaaaagcttatctttcaaattttgtgcacaaatttgtttacacccctgtcagtcagcatttctcctttgccaagataatatgccacacctgtcaggtggatggattaagaagctgattaagcagcatgattattacacaggtacTGGggccaataaaaggccactctaaaatatgcagttgtgtcacacaacataaAGCCAGTTTTAAAGgtagcgtgcaattggcatgctgactccaggaatgtctaccagagctgttgccaaagaatgtaatgttaatttctctaccataagccgcatgttgttttagaaaatttggcagtatgtttaaccggcctcacaactgcagaacTTGTCTAtggcgttgtgaacagagtgccccatattggtggggttatggtattggcaggcataagctacagaccaCGAACACAttagcattttatcgatggcaatttgaatgcacaaaaatactgtGACAAAATCCTggcccatttttttttaaaggcatatgtgaccaacagatgcatgcctgtattcccagtcatgtgaaatccatagattagggcctaatgattctctcatatgaactgtaactcagaaaaatctttgaaattgtttcacATCGCTTTTATATTTGAGTTCAGATATGTTATATGAATATTCTTACCTCTGCAACATCCCGCTTGGGTTTACTCTCACCTAGGATTCAAATGACAACATTGAGAACAACTTTAGTACAACAGATAAAACAATATATTCAACCATTGGTCATAACTTACACTGCTCAAATGCAGAATTCCTCAGCTACCTCGAACTTTGGTATAAATCTACCATCAATGCCAGTTTAAAACATGTCCTCATCTCAAGTCAGTATTTATTCAGCCCTAAATAAAAATCTATGAACTGTAATGAGGAACCATACCATCACCATGGTCTCCCACAGGGTTTGTGTCATCTTTCCCCTTTACATGTTTCTGTTGGTCAGCTCCAGTCTCAATGCCTATTGTCTCTCTGAGGCCAGGGAGGATGTCAGGGAACACATTCTCCTCAGATGACATCTTCATCTTCACcctgagtcacacacacaaacaaaatacaTGTTTAGCCAAAGTTATGGTATAACATGCCGGTGGcaataactttaaaaaaaatgtttggctgcttaacttcttggtgactggggggcagtattgagtagcttagatgaataaggtgcccagagtaaactgcccgctactcagccataaaagctagattatgcatataattagtagatttggatagaaaacactctgaagtttataaaactgtttgaatgatgtctcatatggcaggtgaaaacctgagaaaaaatgtgggaaatctgaggttggtcgtttttAAACTCATTCCCCATTGAAGATAGTGtaatattggtcatgttgcacttcctaaggcttccactagacgtcaacagtctttagaaccttgtttgatgcttctactgtgagtggggccgaatgagaggggattgagccaggtgtctggcagattgcCACGAGCTCGTGACGCGGTCATGTGCaagttagcttgcgttccattgcttttctacagacaaaggaattctctggttggaacattattgaagatttatgataaaaacatcctaaagattgattctatacttcatttgacatgtttctacgacctgtaatataactttttggacttgTCGTCTGACCTTTCGTttggtatttggacataaattattaactttatcgaacaaatcaaaacatttgtgaaactgggattcctgggagtgcattctgatgaagatcaaaggtaagtgaatatttctaatgctatttctgacttctgttgactccacaacatggcggatatctctttggctgttttggtctctgagcgctgtactcagattattgcatggtatgctttttccgtaaagtttatttgaaatctgacacagcggttgcattaaggagaagtttatctaaagttctaTGCATatcacttgtatcttttatcaatgtttattatgagtatttctgtaaattgatgtggctctcggCAAAATCACCgtatgttttggaagcaaaacattactggacgtaacacgccaatgtaaactgagatttttggatataaatatgcactttatcgaacaaaacatacatgtattgtgtaacatgatgtcctatgagtgtcatctgatgaagatcaaaggttagtgattaatttgatctatataaGAAGTTAAGAAGTTATAAGaagttaaccaacaatgcagctaaGAACAATAactgttaagtaaaaaaataagtaacaaataattaaagagcagcagtaaaataacaatagcaggaggctatatacagggggtaccggtacagagacaatgtgcgggagcaccggttagtcgaggtaatatataGATGTCGAAGAGAGGTAGTGTGACCATGCatagataaacagagtagcagcgtaaaaggggggggggggggcaatgaaaagtctgggtagccatttgtcatgacgttggcctatgggtaaggtttatgaccctccccataaatacctttctccctccctctcttgacTCTACAGAGGGACTCTTGATTAGCCTTTGTTAAACAGAGAGTCTGGGAAACATCAAACAAGTGGAgggaaaggaaccatatttcagtaatagaaccagttgaaaatatgcggtggaatatgatgtcagttcagttgCCATCTGAGACGACATGACTGATGACAGGACGACCTAAACTGTATCTGGGAAAGTCTACAACACATTATAgttcagattcacatggaattgttgtgcaattcaaTTGTTTAAATATAAAATTATTTGGTACcagatgaaatgtaattttagcttccaaatgagagatttagGTTTTTAtaaaggttagggctctgctcaatcagtggcccgcccctgtgaagagacatgggttgtAGACTGTGAAACACACCCatctccctccactatataagcccttgacgaaaatgtaaccttcCGTTCCGGGTACATTAGGATGACGATCCGATGTCAGAAggattcagataataactacagaatgaagccaacctcagcgtgagctttggttgcgaatggtatgaactttgaactcttattcgctacagaagtgatacctcctagccgttgaatTAGCAATTGCAGCTGCAAACAtgggctaggaaagaacagacagagtatcccgtctaccacacaacgacgttactacaacgtattcaatttaccagcagagacattcttcagagGACAGGAAGAGCTCTGTTGGCCAACACGACCAGCAATTTCGACCAACCTAccgaagtgcagctcagagtaaatatttattgcattttccttttccaaatgggcggtaattctAAATTATTTTAAATTCTAACCCATTTCCCATTTGGCCGATAGAGTAGCTGCTTACAGGCCCGATAGAGACATCGCTTTtccctttgttcttcagtcttcccactctttcactcaaacccagcccccttttctgtgtaaccagctgtcatatctgttccgtccgctagggacgttttcctttgacataatttgtaatcaaggtatgattcattctgtgtatatgtaattctgtgtgattagttagttatttagtaaatacataattaaacccaattttgtattgctgattcaacttgttagccagggttcgtgaagataaccaagaattcacaactttcagatgagactgaaataaggtgacgattaatattgactgctattgatgtaaaatattactaggtctttaagagtttattcggaagataacaactctataaatattattttgtgatgccccgactttctagttaacttcttatggctgccatcccgttaacgggataattgtcatcaacaaccgctgaattgcatagcgccacattcaaataatattactaaaattatttatattcatgaaatcacaagtgcaatattgcaaaacacagcgtAGCCtattgttaatccacctgttgtgtcagattttgaaaatatgcgtttacagcaaaagcaatccaagcatttgtgtaagtttatcgatcgctcaacaaaacattatgtacacctcgcatcaagtagcttggtcacgaaaatcagaaacgcaatcaaattaatcgtttacctttgacgatattcagatgttttcactcacaagactcccagttactcaataaatgttccttttgttccataaagatgatttatatatccaaaatacctccgtttgtttggcgcgttatgttcagaaatccacaggaaagagcggtcacgacaacgcagacaaattccaagtAGTATCCGTAaagtccacagaaacatgtcaaatgttttttttttaataatcaatcctcaggttgcttttaaaatatataatcgataatatatcaactgcaAATGTCTTTTTCAGTCTgagagggaaaggcaatggcTGCCCAAATTCTGTTACGCatacaaaacgctgctggcacctgGCCATATAGTGACGCAATGTTATCTTtcttgctcatttttcaaaataaaagcctgaaactatgtctaaagactgttgataccttgaggaagcgataggaaagggaatctggttgatatccctttaaaatggagcaaaggcaggctatggagttctcaaaatagaagccactttcTGTTTGATTTTCCTCAAGGTTTCACCtccaatatcagttctgttatactcacagacaatattttgaccgttttggaaactttagagtgttttctatccaatactaataataaaatgcatatattagcaacagactgaggagcaggccatttagtttgggcaacttattcatccaagctactcaatactgtcccccagccataagaagttaattacatttacatgattagctcaatcaggtaatattaattacagagaaaggattttataaaatagcatgtcatatcacttaatccggcatggACAAAGACATGAcacatttgattagttgttcaggagtcttatggcttgggggtagaagttgttaagaagtcttttggaccacgttcaatgccatcggaagtatcccggaacatattccagtctgtgttagcaaaacagtcctgtagcttagcatctgcttcatctgaccacttttttattgaccgagtcactgatgcttcctgctttcatttttgcttgtaagcaggaatcaggaggatagcattatggtcagatttgccaaatgtatGGTGAGCTTTGGAcgtgtgcgtctctgtgtgtggagtaaaggtggtctagagtttttttcctcttgttgcacatgtaacatgctggtagaaatgaggtaaaacagatttaagtttccctgcaataaagcccccggccactaggagcaccgccactggatgagcattttcctgtttgcttatggccatatacagctcattgactgcactcttagtgccagcatcggtttgtggtagtaaatagacagctacgaagaatatagatgaactctcttggtaaatagtgtggtctacagcttatcatgagaaactctacctcaggcaagcaaaactTGAGAATTCCTTATATTTCGTGCAcgagctgttgtttacaaatatacatagaccgttACCCCTTGTCTTAcaagaggctgctgttctatcctgccaaaaaaagtgtaaaaccgtccagctgtatgttattcatgtcgtcattcagccacgactcgttgaaacataagatattacagtttaatGCCCCGTTGGTAGGATGTATGTGCTCGTAGTGAGTCTATTTTCTAATCAAATGATTGCTA includes these proteins:
- the gpr107 gene encoding protein GPR107 isoform X1 produces the protein MATDKIYMFTATIVLFLLFLRESHCRLHHLKLEDDIRQKVHLNTFGFYKHGYMIVNMSSLTLTGEDLDKIDSSTVGFSLDRTSSNGFSTYLDDQDLDYCVLKKSPSSDVAVALLLFDFKKNEVKMKMSSEENVFPDILPGLRETIGIETGADQQKHVKGKDDTNPVGDHGDGESKPKRDVAEKKSEVPFPLHRNKEVFSFQFHFNVSTDEQQGLYNFYFHNCYSKDTQMVNPLRFSIEINIEEKNPNSFLSAGEIPLPKLYIIMSMFFFFLGTLWLHVLRTQRADVYKIHWLMTALPFTKSLSLIFHAIDYYYISNQGFPIEGWAVVYYITHLLKGALLFITIALIGTGWAFVKHILSDKDKKIFMIVIPLQVLANVAYIILESTEEGTTEYGLWKEVLFLVDLLCCGAILFPVVWSIRHLQEASSTDGKAAINLAQLKLFRHYYVMIVCYIYFTRIIAILIKFIVPFQWKWLYQLLDELATLAFFFLTGHKFRPASYNPYLLLSVEDDVEMEEVIMTSTAMGDGVKKVKRSANGPTEERESMA
- the gpr107 gene encoding protein GPR107 isoform X2 — encoded protein: MATDKIYMFTATIVLFLLFLRESHCRLHHLKLEDDIRQKVHLNTFGFYKHGYMIVNMSSLTLTGEDLDKIDSSTVGFSLDRTSSNGFSTYLDDQDLDYCVLKKSPSSDVAVALLLFDFKKNEVKMKMSSEENVFPDILPGLRETIGIETGADQQKHVKGKDDTNPVGDHGDGESKPKRDVAEKKSEVPFPLHRNKEVFSFQFHFNVSTDEQQGLYNFYFHNCYSKDTQMVNPLRFSIEINIEEKNPNSFLSAGEIPLPKLYIIMSMFFFFLGTLWLHVLRTQRADVYKIHWLMTALPFTKSLSLIFHAIDYYYISNQGFPIEGWAVVYYITHLLKGALLFITIALIGTGWAFVKHILSDKDKKIFMIVIPLQVLANVAYIILESTEEGTTEYGLWKEVLFLVDLLCCGAILFPVVWSIRHLQEASSTDGKAAINLAQLKLFRHYYVMFGGVIPAPSLY